A section of the Amycolatopsis sp. AA4 genome encodes:
- a CDS encoding bifunctional DNA primase/polymerase — protein sequence MLDANWPDSWRNAFRIELRAEAIGLAWRGWPVLPGATPEPITAEGDDLTWRRPVPVRDDWRELVGSHAHEVASWFSDRTHSLLVATGTVLDAVEVDQELGKRAARLLRSIGHPAPIVAMPNGRWLFLTSPSEHLPAELAEQISVQWHGKDSYIPLPPSPFQHGVVHWRVKPEVCGWQLPPAAEVQDVLVRALADEHAPMLVESTAA from the coding sequence ATGTTGGACGCGAATTGGCCGGACAGCTGGCGGAACGCCTTCCGCATCGAACTGCGTGCGGAGGCGATCGGCCTCGCTTGGCGCGGCTGGCCGGTGCTTCCGGGGGCGACCCCGGAGCCGATCACCGCGGAGGGGGACGACCTGACCTGGCGCCGGCCGGTGCCGGTGCGCGACGACTGGCGTGAGCTGGTCGGTTCGCACGCCCACGAGGTCGCCAGCTGGTTCAGCGACCGCACGCACAGCCTGCTCGTCGCGACCGGCACCGTGCTCGACGCGGTCGAGGTGGACCAGGAACTGGGCAAGCGCGCCGCGCGGCTGCTGCGTTCCATCGGGCACCCGGCCCCGATCGTCGCGATGCCGAACGGCCGGTGGCTGTTCCTCACCTCGCCCTCCGAGCACCTTCCCGCCGAACTCGCCGAGCAGATTTCCGTGCAGTGGCACGGCAAGGACAGCTACATCCCGCTGCCCCCGTCGCCGTTCCAGCACGGTGTCGTGCACTGGCGCGTGAAGCCGGAGGTGTGCGGCTGGCAGCTGCCGCCCGCCGCCGAGGTGCAGGACGTGCTGGTCCGCGCCCTCGCCGACGAGCACGCCCCGATGCTGGTCGAGAGCACCGCCGCCTGA